A genome region from Hydrogenoanaerobacterium saccharovorans includes the following:
- a CDS encoding rhamnulokinase — protein sequence MEKKVLAFDYGASSGRAMLGSFDGTKINLKEIHRFDNDPVSVNGTLYWDILRLFYEMKQGILKAKNGGGFDSIGIDTWGVDFGLISAEGTLLENPVHYRDKRTSGMIKEVCKEMDAKELYSISGNQFMEINTIFQLYSLLKKRSHLLQQTDRFLLMPDLFGYLLTGKHCAERSIASTTQLLDPYTKQWNWHLIDTLQLPRRIFAPLVDSGTITGNLSEIICEELGVDPKPVVAVASHDTASAVAATPAEQEDFIFISCGTWSLFGTELKAPVIGESSHKCNLTNEVGYGGTTRFLKNIIGLWMIQETRRQFRREGKDYSYADMEQLAKQSKPFACFVDPDAPEFVPQGNIPRRIREFCKKTGQYQPQTDGEVVRCIYESLAMKYRYAYGQIRECTGKNYSRIHMMGGGTKDNFLCQLTADATGCDVVAGPIEATALGNVAVQLIALGEIDGIEQARKVIKNSFNPVVYFAQPSDEWMKGYEAFLKIVVSK from the coding sequence ATGGAAAAAAAGGTTTTGGCGTTTGACTATGGTGCTTCCAGCGGAAGAGCGATGCTAGGCAGTTTTGATGGTACCAAAATAAACCTCAAAGAGATACATCGATTCGATAACGACCCTGTCAGCGTAAATGGAACGCTATACTGGGATATTCTCAGGCTTTTTTATGAGATGAAGCAAGGCATTTTAAAAGCAAAGAACGGCGGCGGTTTCGACAGTATCGGTATTGATACCTGGGGTGTGGATTTCGGTTTGATTTCTGCTGAAGGAACTTTGCTTGAAAATCCGGTGCATTACCGCGATAAAAGAACAAGCGGCATGATTAAAGAAGTTTGCAAAGAAATGGATGCCAAAGAGCTGTATAGCATCAGCGGGAACCAGTTTATGGAGATCAATACAATCTTCCAGCTTTATTCGCTGCTAAAAAAACGTTCTCATCTTTTACAGCAAACCGACCGCTTTTTGCTTATGCCCGACCTGTTTGGTTACCTGCTTACGGGTAAACATTGTGCAGAACGCTCGATTGCCTCTACCACACAGCTTTTAGACCCATACACCAAGCAATGGAACTGGCACCTCATCGATACGCTGCAGCTGCCGCGCAGAATCTTTGCGCCATTGGTCGATTCCGGCACAATAACAGGCAATCTTTCTGAAATAATCTGTGAGGAATTGGGGGTAGACCCTAAGCCTGTAGTTGCTGTAGCATCGCACGATACTGCCAGTGCCGTTGCTGCAACCCCTGCTGAGCAAGAAGATTTTATCTTTATTTCGTGCGGAACATGGTCGCTGTTCGGTACAGAACTCAAAGCACCTGTAATCGGAGAAAGCTCGCACAAATGCAACCTTACCAACGAGGTTGGCTACGGTGGTACAACGCGTTTCTTAAAAAATATCATCGGGCTTTGGATGATACAGGAAACACGCAGGCAGTTCCGCCGCGAAGGCAAAGATTACAGCTACGCCGATATGGAACAGCTTGCAAAGCAAAGCAAACCGTTTGCCTGCTTTGTAGATCCTGATGCCCCCGAGTTTGTACCGCAGGGGAACATTCCGCGGCGCATTCGGGAGTTTTGCAAAAAAACAGGGCAGTATCAGCCGCAAACTGACGGAGAAGTGGTACGCTGCATTTACGAAAGCCTTGCCATGAAATACAGGTATGCCTATGGCCAGATTCGTGAATGTACAGGCAAAAACTACTCCCGTATCCATATGATGGGCGGGGGTACCAAAGATAACTTTTTATGTCAACTCACTGCGGATGCAACAGGTTGTGATGTGGTTGCTGGCCCGATTGAAGCAACCGCACTCGGTAATGTAGCAGTACAGCTGATTGCATTGGGCGAAATTGACGGCATTGAGCAAGCACGCAAAGTGATCAAAAACTCGTTTAACCCTGTTGTTTACTTTGCACAACCCAGTGATGAATGGATGAAGGGCTACGAGGCCTTTCTGAAGATAGTTGTAAGTAAATAA